In a single window of the Limnochorda sp. L945t genome:
- a CDS encoding DegT/DnrJ/EryC1/StrS family aminotransferase — protein MNALTHPIPAFDLTRQHARLLPELVEAAREVLASGHMILGANVAALEQEVARLCGVEHGVGVASGTDGLYLALRALGIGPGDEVVTTPFTFLATATSIVRAGATPVFADIEPDTLNTSARRIAEALTPRTRAIVVVHLYGNPVAMEPVMELARARSLKVVEDMAQAIGASYQGRPVGSFADAAVISFYPTKNLGGCGDGGMVVTRDGEVAERLRILRDHGQRHRYVSEDVAGINSRLDELQAALLRVKLRYLDAFTERRRVLARRYREGLAGLDVVPLAETPGGRSVYHQFTVRSARRDRLQAYLKEHGVGSTVYYPVPLHRQAVLQERVAHPRPLPEADRAAQEVLSLPMFPELEVEEVERVCALVREFAVGSA, from the coding sequence GTGAACGCCCTCACGCATCCCATCCCCGCTTTCGATCTCACCCGCCAGCACGCAAGGCTCCTCCCCGAACTGGTGGAGGCCGCCCGGGAGGTGCTGGCCTCCGGCCACATGATCCTGGGGGCCAACGTCGCGGCGCTGGAGCAGGAGGTGGCCCGGCTCTGCGGGGTCGAGCACGGGGTCGGGGTGGCCAGCGGCACGGACGGGCTGTACCTCGCGCTGCGCGCGCTGGGCATCGGGCCGGGCGACGAGGTCGTCACGACGCCGTTCACCTTCCTCGCCACCGCGACGAGCATCGTGCGGGCCGGGGCTACCCCGGTCTTCGCCGATATCGAGCCGGATACGCTCAATACCAGCGCACGGCGCATCGCCGAGGCCCTCACGCCCCGGACCAGGGCCATCGTGGTGGTGCACCTGTACGGCAACCCGGTGGCGATGGAGCCGGTGATGGAGCTGGCCCGCGCCCGATCCCTGAAGGTGGTCGAGGACATGGCGCAGGCGATCGGGGCATCCTACCAGGGGCGTCCGGTCGGCAGCTTCGCCGATGCGGCCGTCATCAGCTTCTACCCCACCAAGAACCTGGGAGGGTGCGGGGACGGCGGGATGGTGGTCACCCGGGACGGGGAAGTGGCAGAGCGACTGCGCATCCTCCGGGACCATGGGCAGCGGCACCGCTACGTCAGCGAGGACGTCGCAGGGATCAACAGCCGCCTCGACGAACTCCAGGCGGCCCTCCTGCGGGTGAAGCTCCGCTACCTGGATGCGTTCACCGAGCGCCGGCGCGTCCTGGCCCGGCGCTACCGGGAGGGCCTGGCCGGCCTGGACGTGGTGCCGCTGGCCGAGACGCCGGGCGGGCGGTCCGTCTACCACCAGTTCACGGTGCGCTCGGCCCGGCGCGACCGGCTCCAGGCCTACCTGAAAGAGCACGGCGTCGGTTCGACGGTCTACTACCCCGTGCCCCTGCACCGCCAGGCCGTGTTGCAGGAGCGGGTGGCCCACCCGAGGCCTCTGCCGGAGGCCGACCGAGCCGCGCAGGAGGTGCTCTCCCTGCCGATGTTTCCCGAGCTCGAGGTCGAGGAGGTCGAGAGGGTCTGCGCCCTGGTGCGGGAGTTCGCCGTGGGGAGCGCCTGA
- the dprA gene encoding DNA-processing protein DprA: MGRPDPFAPGVYAGALMELPGVGPAAVRWAVERFGSPRAAWEADAEAWSADPLLSGTARASLRSRRDPRALDRLARALERCRARAITPWDDAGARQAWHLPIYPSNLLALPDPPVVLYVRGSLWPDDRVAVAVVGSRNADVSGLMAAEKLAAGLAEWGFTIVSGLATGIDGAAHQAALRVKGRTVAVLGCGIDRVYPREHERLARQVEAAGALVSEYPPGTPVDRWRLARRNYVIAGLSLGVVVVEARARSGALSTAEMADALSRAVLVTPGDITRSTTVGSNRLLADGATPCTQPGDVAVHALDTLKLLEGPQALERLAAAGGPATTGGPEGRWGRLLDRLAERDAPSRPPSPAELAPALRAVWDVLSKGPMDVDELSYRADLAVQPLLARLTELEAGGYVRRLMDGRWARRRLG, encoded by the coding sequence ATGGGTCGTCCTGACCCATTCGCGCCCGGCGTCTACGCCGGGGCGTTGATGGAGCTCCCGGGCGTAGGGCCGGCGGCCGTCCGGTGGGCAGTGGAGCGCTTTGGGTCGCCGCGTGCTGCGTGGGAGGCCGACGCAGAGGCCTGGAGCGCCGACCCGCTGCTCTCGGGCACGGCGCGGGCCTCTTTACGAAGCCGCCGTGACCCGCGCGCCCTCGACCGGCTGGCCCGGGCTCTGGAGCGGTGCCGGGCCCGCGCCATCACCCCGTGGGACGACGCGGGGGCGCGCCAGGCCTGGCATCTTCCGATCTACCCTTCCAACCTGCTCGCCCTGCCGGATCCGCCGGTCGTTCTCTACGTGCGGGGCAGCCTGTGGCCCGACGACCGGGTCGCCGTGGCTGTCGTGGGCTCCCGCAACGCCGACGTCTCGGGCCTGATGGCCGCCGAGAAGCTGGCCGCGGGGCTGGCGGAGTGGGGGTTTACGATCGTGAGCGGGCTCGCTACCGGTATCGACGGGGCGGCCCACCAGGCGGCGCTTCGGGTGAAAGGGCGCACGGTGGCGGTGCTCGGCTGCGGCATCGATCGCGTGTACCCGCGCGAGCACGAGCGGCTCGCACGGCAAGTCGAGGCGGCAGGGGCGCTCGTCAGCGAGTACCCGCCCGGTACTCCCGTCGACCGGTGGCGCCTCGCCCGGCGTAACTACGTGATCGCGGGTCTGAGCCTGGGCGTGGTGGTGGTGGAGGCCCGCGCCCGAAGCGGGGCGTTGTCGACGGCCGAGATGGCCGATGCCCTCTCCCGGGCGGTGCTGGTGACGCCGGGCGACATCACCCGGTCCACGACGGTCGGTTCCAACCGGCTCCTGGCCGACGGCGCCACGCCGTGCACCCAACCCGGCGACGTCGCGGTGCACGCCCTGGACACCCTCAAACTGCTGGAGGGCCCTCAGGCCCTGGAGCGGCTGGCCGCGGCGGGTGGGCCGGCGACGACCGGAGGGCCCGAGGGCCGATGGGGGCGCCTGCTCGACCGCCTGGCCGAGCGAGACGCCCCGTCCAGGCCACCCTCGCCGGCGGAGCTGGCGCCTGCCCTGCGGGCGGTGTGGGACGTCCTCTCGAAAGGCCCGATGGACGTGGACGAACTCTCCTACCGGGCGGACCTGGCCGTCCAGCCGCTGCTCGCCCGCCTGACGGAGCTCGAGGCCGGCGGCTACGTCCGGCGTCTCATGGACGGGCGGTGGGCCAGGAGGCGCTTGGGTTAG
- the topA gene encoding type I DNA topoisomerase — protein MKLVIVESPAKARTLSKFLGSSYKVRASMGHVRDLPITEFGIDVKNGFRPRYTIIRGKTRTVKELESEAKQAAQVLLATDPDREGEAISWHLSQLLGLPADQPCRIEFHEVTRRAVQQALDHVRPIDQRLVDAQQARRILDRVVGYRLSPLLWKKVRRGLSAGRVQSVALRLICDREDEIEAFVSKEYWTIDAVLLAGDGVGAQASFVARLVAYEGKEVEIPDEPTATRLAGELEQAALHVAAIRSSRRQRRAPPPFTTSTLQQEAARRLGFTARRTMQLAQQLYEGLDVGDEGPVGLITYMRTDSVHVADEARQAARQYIGEHFGPEFVPERPNVYKSGKGAQEAHEAIRPTSVERHPESVKAYLNRDQWRLYDLIWRRFMASQMVPALVESTVVEVEGGPFRLKATGSTVIKPGYLELWAPHAGAPGSGTQDADGRAKGAAESEGAEDEEGRQALPSLMEGQPLGLREVQPRQHFTQPPPRYNDASLVKTMEELGIGRPSTYAPTIETLLERRYCQRDGPRLVPTPLGRAVVRLLKEQFPDIVDVEFTARMESQLDAIEAGKLEWQRVIAEFYPGFESRIEQAMQTVGRVAVQDEVTDEKCEVCGRPMVIKWGRFGQFLACSGYPECKHTRPLVRHTGARCPRCGGELLERRSRRGRVFYGCSRYPTCTYTLWQRPVGRQCPRCGRPLVVQGGRGKSAGQVVCAGWYEKTEQGERACDYRESAQAREAPQADGRPQAAVPAAERREEAGAAAP, from the coding sequence TTGAAGCTGGTCATCGTGGAGTCGCCGGCCAAGGCGCGCACCTTGAGCAAGTTTCTCGGATCCTCCTACAAGGTCCGAGCCTCGATGGGGCACGTCAGGGATCTGCCCATCACCGAGTTCGGCATCGACGTGAAAAACGGCTTCCGGCCGCGCTACACGATCATCCGGGGCAAGACGCGCACCGTCAAGGAGCTGGAGTCGGAGGCGAAGCAGGCCGCCCAGGTCTTGCTGGCCACGGACCCTGACCGCGAGGGCGAGGCCATCTCCTGGCACCTGTCGCAGCTCCTGGGGCTGCCCGCCGACCAGCCCTGCCGTATCGAGTTCCACGAGGTGACGCGCCGGGCCGTCCAGCAAGCGCTCGACCACGTGCGGCCCATCGATCAGCGGCTGGTGGACGCGCAGCAGGCGCGGCGCATCCTGGACCGGGTCGTGGGGTACCGCCTGAGCCCCTTGCTCTGGAAGAAGGTGCGCCGCGGCTTGAGTGCCGGCCGGGTGCAGTCGGTGGCGCTGCGCCTGATTTGCGACCGCGAAGACGAGATCGAGGCGTTCGTCTCCAAAGAGTACTGGACCATCGACGCCGTGCTGCTCGCCGGGGACGGGGTCGGGGCGCAAGCCAGCTTCGTGGCCCGGCTCGTGGCGTACGAGGGCAAAGAGGTCGAGATCCCCGACGAGCCCACGGCCACGCGCCTGGCCGGCGAGCTCGAGCAGGCGGCCCTGCACGTGGCCGCCATCCGGTCGAGCCGCAGGCAGCGCCGGGCTCCGCCGCCCTTCACCACGAGCACGCTGCAGCAGGAGGCGGCCCGGCGGCTCGGCTTCACCGCCCGCCGCACGATGCAGCTGGCGCAGCAGCTCTACGAAGGGCTCGACGTAGGAGACGAGGGCCCCGTCGGCCTGATCACCTACATGCGCACCGACTCGGTGCACGTCGCCGACGAGGCCCGCCAGGCGGCCCGGCAGTACATCGGCGAGCACTTCGGGCCCGAGTTCGTGCCTGAACGCCCCAACGTCTACAAGAGCGGCAAGGGCGCACAGGAGGCGCACGAGGCCATCCGGCCGACCTCCGTGGAGCGCCACCCGGAGTCGGTCAAAGCCTACCTCAACCGCGATCAGTGGCGGCTGTACGACCTCATCTGGCGCCGGTTCATGGCGAGCCAGATGGTCCCGGCCCTGGTCGAGTCCACGGTCGTGGAAGTGGAAGGCGGGCCGTTCCGGCTCAAGGCGACCGGATCCACGGTCATCAAGCCGGGTTATCTCGAGCTGTGGGCGCCCCATGCCGGAGCCCCCGGCAGCGGCACGCAGGATGCGGACGGCCGGGCGAAAGGGGCGGCCGAGAGCGAGGGTGCCGAGGACGAAGAAGGGCGTCAGGCCTTGCCGTCCCTCATGGAGGGGCAGCCGCTGGGGTTGCGGGAGGTCCAGCCGCGCCAGCATTTCACCCAGCCGCCCCCGCGCTACAACGACGCCAGCCTGGTCAAGACCATGGAGGAGCTGGGGATCGGCCGGCCCAGCACGTACGCGCCCACCATCGAGACGCTGCTCGAACGGCGCTACTGCCAGCGCGACGGCCCCAGGCTGGTGCCCACGCCCCTGGGGCGGGCGGTCGTACGGCTGCTGAAAGAGCAATTCCCGGACATCGTGGACGTGGAGTTCACCGCGCGCATGGAGTCTCAGCTGGACGCCATCGAGGCGGGCAAGCTCGAGTGGCAGCGGGTGATCGCGGAGTTCTACCCCGGCTTCGAGTCCCGGATCGAGCAGGCCATGCAAACGGTCGGCCGGGTCGCGGTGCAGGACGAGGTCACCGACGAGAAGTGCGAGGTGTGCGGCCGTCCCATGGTGATCAAGTGGGGGCGGTTCGGCCAGTTCCTCGCCTGCTCGGGCTACCCGGAGTGCAAGCATACGCGGCCGCTCGTTCGCCACACGGGCGCGCGCTGCCCGCGCTGCGGCGGGGAGCTGCTCGAACGGCGCAGCCGCCGCGGCAGGGTTTTCTACGGTTGCTCCCGCTACCCCACCTGCACCTACACCCTGTGGCAGCGCCCGGTGGGCCGGCAGTGCCCGCGCTGCGGCCGGCCGCTGGTGGTGCAGGGAGGGCGGGGCAAGTCGGCGGGCCAGGTGGTCTGCGCCGGCTGGTACGAGAAAACCGAGCAAGGCGAGCGTGCCTGCGATTACCGGGAGAGCGCACAGGCCCGGGAGGCGCCGCAGGCGGACGGGCGCCCGCAGGCGGCCGTGCCCGCAGCCGAGCGGAGGGAGGAGGCGGGAGCAGCGGCACCATGA
- the trmFO gene encoding methylenetetrahydrofolate--tRNA-(uracil(54)-C(5))-methyltransferase (FADH(2)-oxidizing) TrmFO, whose product MSEGVLQDGPVVTVVGGGLAGSEAAWQAARMGARVRLYEMRPARPTPVHQTGLLAELVCSNSLGGAGTDTSAGLLKEEMRRLGSLVVQAADAHRVPAGSALAVDRERFASEITRKVEAHPSITVIREEVREVPEPGDGVVVLATGPLTSDALAASLARLVGDRFLAFYDAAAPIVTAESIDTDRGFWASRHGKGTPDYLNLPMDREQYEALSQALAEADVHEGHLPEELKFFEGCVPVEELARRGLDTLRYGPMRPVGLRDPRTGQMPYAVVQLRKEDAEGRLLNLVGFQTRLKWGEQARIFRMIPGLEQAEFVRFGVVHRNTFVNAPRVLEPTGQVKGHGRLLLAGLITGVEGYVESAAAGWLAGVNAARILRGLSPMVLPPETMMGALWRYVTTARPDDFQPMNAAFGLLPPAGRARSRQERRARQAERALQAVDRVAEEVERWVAELGAVAP is encoded by the coding sequence ATGAGCGAAGGAGTGCTGCAAGACGGGCCTGTGGTCACCGTCGTCGGCGGAGGGCTGGCGGGAAGCGAGGCGGCCTGGCAGGCTGCCCGCATGGGGGCGCGGGTACGGCTGTACGAGATGCGCCCGGCCCGCCCGACGCCGGTCCACCAGACCGGGCTTCTGGCCGAGCTGGTCTGCTCCAACTCGCTGGGAGGGGCCGGGACCGACACCTCGGCCGGCCTTCTCAAGGAGGAGATGCGGCGGCTCGGCTCGCTCGTCGTACAGGCGGCCGATGCACACCGCGTCCCGGCCGGATCGGCGCTCGCCGTCGACCGGGAGCGCTTCGCCTCCGAGATCACCCGCAAGGTGGAGGCGCACCCTTCCATCACGGTGATCCGGGAGGAGGTCCGGGAGGTCCCGGAGCCCGGCGACGGGGTCGTCGTCCTGGCAACCGGGCCGCTCACTTCCGATGCCCTGGCCGCCAGCCTGGCCCGGCTGGTCGGCGATCGGTTCCTGGCCTTCTACGACGCCGCTGCGCCCATCGTGACCGCCGAATCCATCGACACGGACCGTGGCTTTTGGGCGAGCCGCCACGGCAAGGGCACACCCGACTATCTCAACCTGCCGATGGACCGGGAGCAGTACGAGGCACTGAGCCAGGCCCTCGCCGAAGCCGACGTGCACGAGGGCCACCTGCCGGAGGAGCTCAAGTTCTTCGAGGGGTGCGTGCCGGTGGAGGAGCTGGCCCGCCGCGGCCTCGACACCTTGCGCTACGGCCCGATGCGGCCCGTCGGGCTGCGCGATCCCAGGACCGGTCAGATGCCCTACGCCGTGGTGCAGCTGCGCAAGGAGGATGCCGAAGGGCGCCTGCTCAACCTGGTGGGCTTCCAAACCCGGCTGAAGTGGGGCGAGCAGGCGCGCATCTTCCGCATGATCCCCGGGCTCGAGCAGGCGGAGTTCGTGCGCTTCGGCGTGGTGCACCGCAACACGTTCGTCAATGCCCCCCGGGTGCTGGAGCCCACGGGCCAGGTCAAAGGCCACGGCCGGCTGCTCCTGGCGGGGCTCATCACCGGGGTCGAGGGGTACGTGGAGTCGGCCGCCGCCGGGTGGCTTGCCGGCGTCAACGCGGCGCGCATCCTTCGGGGGCTTTCCCCCATGGTGTTGCCGCCGGAGACCATGATGGGCGCCCTGTGGCGCTACGTGACCACGGCGCGGCCCGACGACTTCCAGCCGATGAACGCCGCTTTCGGCCTGCTGCCCCCGGCCGGGCGCGCCCGCAGCCGCCAGGAGCGCCGGGCGCGCCAGGCAGAGCGAGCGCTCCAGGCGGTGGACAGGGTAGCGGAGGAGGTCGAGCGATGGGTGGCGGAGTTGGGGGCCGTGGCGCCGTGA
- the hslV gene encoding ATP-dependent protease subunit HslV, translated as MRPGREPWHGTTVLAVVKDGRAAMGGDGQVTMAQQTIIKQSARKVRRLLQGRVLAGFAGAAADGLTLLERFEAKLEAHSGSLPRAAAELARDWRTDRVLRRLDALLLVADTAHLLVLSGNGEIVEPDDGVAAIGSGGPVALAAARALLRNTTMEPARIVEEALTIAAGIDIYTNDRIVVDQLEEVGSKP; from the coding sequence ATGCGTCCCGGCCGGGAGCCGTGGCACGGGACCACGGTCCTGGCCGTGGTCAAGGACGGCCGGGCGGCCATGGGCGGCGACGGCCAGGTGACCATGGCGCAGCAGACCATTATCAAGCAGTCGGCCCGCAAGGTGCGCCGGTTGTTGCAGGGGCGGGTGCTGGCCGGCTTTGCCGGGGCCGCGGCCGACGGGCTCACCCTGCTCGAGCGCTTCGAGGCGAAGCTGGAGGCGCACAGCGGGAGCCTTCCCCGGGCGGCGGCGGAGCTCGCCCGAGACTGGCGCACCGACCGGGTGCTGCGGCGGCTCGATGCGCTGCTGCTGGTGGCGGACACCGCGCACCTCCTGGTGCTCTCCGGCAACGGGGAGATCGTGGAGCCCGACGACGGGGTGGCGGCCATCGGCTCCGGCGGGCCCGTGGCGCTGGCGGCGGCCCGGGCTCTCTTGCGTAACACGACGATGGAGCCGGCCCGCATCGTGGAAGAGGCGTTGACCATTGCGGCCGGGATCGACATATATACCAACGACCGCATCGTCGTGGACCAGCTCGAGGAAGTGGGCTCGAAGCCATGA
- the hslU gene encoding ATP-dependent protease ATPase subunit HslU, whose protein sequence is MDELTPRRIVEELDRYIIGQQEAKRAVAVALRNRHRRQLLAPELRDEVTPKNILMMGPTGVGKTEIARRLARLVEAPFIKVEATKFTEVGYVGRDVDSIIRDLVETAVRMVRQERTEKVKDQVAPVVEERLVELLAPLPRRDRASNPLAALFGMASPRGQQEESETDGQAAEVQARRAELRRKLRAGELEDQVVEVETEESRPPMVEVFSGQGVEEMGINLQDLFGQWLPRRRRRRKVTVAEARRILTVEEAQKLIDQEEVTAEAIRRAEQTGIVFLDEIDKIAGRERGTGPDVSREGVQRDILPIVEGSTVMTKYGPVRTDHILFIAAGAFHVSKPSDLIPELQGRFPIRVELKPLGREELRRILVEPRNALTRQYKELLATEGVELEFTEDGIDEIARLAERVNEQTENIGARRLQTLMERVLEEISFDAESYRGQRVVVDAAYVRRRLADVVEDRDLSRYIL, encoded by the coding sequence ATGGACGAGCTGACCCCCCGCCGGATCGTCGAGGAGCTCGACCGCTACATCATCGGTCAGCAGGAGGCCAAGCGCGCGGTGGCCGTCGCGCTGCGCAACCGCCATCGCCGGCAGCTGCTTGCGCCCGAGCTTCGCGACGAGGTGACGCCCAAGAACATCCTCATGATGGGCCCCACCGGCGTGGGCAAGACGGAGATCGCCAGGCGCCTCGCCCGCCTCGTGGAGGCGCCCTTCATCAAGGTCGAGGCGACCAAGTTCACCGAGGTGGGGTACGTCGGGCGGGACGTCGACTCGATCATCCGCGATCTGGTGGAGACCGCGGTGCGCATGGTGCGCCAGGAGCGGACCGAGAAGGTCAAGGACCAGGTCGCGCCCGTCGTCGAGGAGCGGCTGGTGGAACTCCTGGCTCCGCTGCCCCGCCGGGACCGGGCGAGCAACCCGTTGGCCGCGCTCTTCGGGATGGCCTCGCCTCGGGGCCAGCAGGAGGAGAGCGAGACCGACGGCCAGGCGGCAGAAGTCCAGGCTCGCCGGGCGGAGCTGCGGCGCAAGCTGCGGGCCGGGGAGCTCGAGGATCAGGTGGTGGAGGTGGAGACCGAGGAGAGCCGGCCCCCGATGGTCGAGGTCTTCTCGGGGCAGGGCGTCGAGGAGATGGGGATCAACCTCCAGGACCTCTTCGGGCAGTGGCTCCCGCGCCGGCGGCGCCGCCGCAAGGTGACGGTGGCCGAGGCCCGGCGCATCCTGACGGTGGAAGAGGCGCAGAAGCTGATCGACCAGGAAGAGGTGACCGCCGAGGCGATCCGCCGGGCCGAACAGACCGGCATCGTCTTTCTCGACGAGATCGACAAGATCGCCGGGCGGGAGCGGGGCACCGGGCCGGACGTCTCCCGGGAGGGCGTGCAACGCGACATCCTGCCCATCGTGGAAGGTTCCACGGTGATGACCAAGTACGGGCCGGTGCGCACCGATCACATCCTGTTCATCGCGGCCGGCGCGTTCCACGTATCCAAACCTTCCGACCTGATTCCCGAGTTGCAGGGGCGCTTCCCCATCCGGGTGGAGCTCAAGCCCCTGGGCCGAGAGGAACTGCGGCGGATCCTGGTGGAGCCTCGAAACGCCCTCACGCGGCAGTACAAAGAACTCCTCGCAACGGAAGGCGTGGAGCTGGAGTTCACCGAGGACGGCATCGACGAGATCGCGCGCCTCGCCGAACGGGTCAACGAGCAGACGGAGAACATCGGCGCCCGCCGGCTGCAGACTTTGATGGAGCGCGTGCTCGAGGAGATCTCCTTCGACGCCGAGTCGTACCGGGGGCAGCGGGTCGTGGTAGACGCAGCGTACGTGCGTCGCCGGCTCGCCGACGTGGTGGAAGACCGGGATCTCTCCCGGTACATCCTGTAG
- the flgB gene encoding flagellar basal body rod protein FlgB — MEGTGFLWGPVERDLSNALDAASLRQRVIAHNLANVETPRYRRFDVVFEEALAAQQAREARIKVKLTRTHPAHLSGAPVQVVTPSVERDTTSIVRNDRSNVDVDREMAALAKNSLFYRSLTRVMGSRLMALRTAITEGRR; from the coding sequence ATGGAAGGTACGGGGTTCCTGTGGGGACCCGTCGAGCGGGATCTTTCAAATGCGCTCGACGCCGCGTCATTGCGCCAGCGCGTGATCGCGCACAACCTGGCCAACGTGGAGACGCCTCGCTATCGTCGCTTCGACGTCGTGTTCGAGGAGGCGCTGGCCGCCCAGCAGGCGAGGGAGGCCCGGATCAAGGTGAAGTTGACCCGGACGCACCCCGCGCACTTGAGCGGCGCGCCGGTGCAGGTCGTGACGCCGTCGGTCGAACGGGATACCACCAGCATCGTGCGCAACGATCGGAGCAATGTGGACGTGGACCGTGAAATGGCCGCCCTGGCCAAAAACTCGCTCTTCTACCGATCCCTCACGCGCGTGATGGGTTCAAGGTTGATGGCTTTACGTACCGCTATCACGGAGGGCCGGCGCTGA
- the flgC gene encoding flagellar basal body rod protein FlgC has translation MAFLSGLDISASGLTAERLRMDLVANNLANAYSTRSARGGVYRRQVPVFAAREGTGLGSWKRTGPSAFSGQGVEVVTIAEDPAPPRLVYDPGHPDARPDGYVEYPNVDVVTEMVDMMAASRAYQANLAAFTTSRDMAQWAVDLIRV, from the coding sequence GTGGCATTCCTATCAGGGCTCGACATCAGTGCCTCCGGATTGACCGCCGAGCGGCTACGGATGGATCTCGTGGCCAACAACCTCGCCAACGCGTACTCCACTCGCTCGGCTCGCGGCGGGGTCTACCGCCGCCAGGTGCCCGTCTTTGCCGCCCGGGAGGGGACGGGCCTGGGCTCGTGGAAGCGCACGGGCCCGTCCGCCTTCTCGGGTCAGGGCGTCGAGGTGGTAACCATCGCCGAAGACCCCGCGCCCCCACGCCTCGTCTACGATCCGGGTCATCCCGATGCCCGTCCCGACGGCTACGTCGAGTATCCCAACGTCGACGTCGTCACCGAGATGGTGGACATGATGGCGGCAAGCCGGGCGTACCAGGCCAACCTCGCCGCCTTCACCACCAGCCGCGACATGGCCCAGTGGGCCGTCGACCTGATCCGCGTCTAG
- the fliE gene encoding flagellar hook-basal body complex protein FliE gives MTAVGGIGRISPGKESLPILQPQDGMGPGSRSQPARPFSEVLRDAIEQVNALQLQAQDAAEALARGDVQDVHQVSLAIERAQLALELTVAVRNKVLEAYQEVSRMQV, from the coding sequence ATGACTGCCGTGGGTGGGATCGGTCGCATCAGTCCCGGGAAGGAAAGTTTACCCATTCTCCAACCGCAGGACGGGATGGGCCCCGGGTCCCGGTCTCAGCCCGCCCGGCCTTTCTCCGAGGTCCTGCGGGATGCCATCGAGCAGGTCAACGCGCTGCAGCTCCAAGCGCAGGATGCTGCCGAAGCCCTGGCACGAGGCGACGTGCAGGATGTCCATCAGGTGAGCCTCGCCATCGAGCGGGCGCAACTGGCCCTGGAACTCACGGTGGCCGTGCGCAACAAAGTGCTCGAGGCCTATCAGGAGGTCAGCCGGATGCAGGTGTGA